DNA sequence from the Prolixibacter sp. SD074 genome:
ATGCGCCGTTGGTGCATGTGCGCGATTCCATTTATTCGCTTGAACTTTTTCATGGCCCGACGCTTGCGTTCAAAGATGTTGGCGCCCGGTTCATGGCCCGTCTCCTCGGCTATTTCCTGTCGCAGCAAAAGGGAAAGGTAAATGTGCTGGTGGCCACTTCGGGCGATACCGGAAGCGCTGTAGCCAACGGCTTTTTTAACGTACCCGGAATTCATGTTTACGTACTGTACCCGAAAGGGAAGGTGAGCGAAATTCAGGAGAAACAGTTCACCACACTGGGGCATAACATTACCGCGCTGGAAATTGACGGAACGTTCGACGACTGTCAGCGGCTGGTGAAATTGGCGTTTACGGATGCCGACCTGAAGAAGCAGCTCACGCTTACTTCGGCTAACTCCATCAACGTGGCGCGTTTTCTGCCGCAGGCATTTTATTATTTCAATGCCTGGGCCCATCTTCCCGAGAAGGATAAGAAAGTGGTATTCTCGGTACCGAGCGGCAACTTCGGGAACCTCACCGCCGGCTTATTTGCCAAACGAATGGGGCTTCCGGTGCACCGTTTTATTGCGGCCAATAACCGGAATGATGTGGTTTTTGAATACCTGAAAACAGGAGCGTTCAAGCCGCGGCCATCGGTGGCAACCATTGCCAATGCCATGGATGTCGGCGATCCGAGCAACTTTGTCCGCATTCTCGATTTGTACCAGAATGATGTGGAAGCCATCCGCAAAGATATATCCGGGACACGATATACCGATGACGAGATTCGCGAAACGCTGGGCCGCGTTTACAAGCAGACGGGCTACCTGCTCGATCCGCATGGGACCACCGGTTACCAGTCGCTGGAAGATAATCTTCTTCCCGGCGAGGCCGGTATTTTCCTGGAAACAGCCCACCCGGCCAAGTTCACTGAAACAGTGGAAGGCGTGATTGGCAAAGGCAATGTGCCGATGCCCGAAAGGTTGGAGAATTTCCTGCGCAACGAACATATGATTGATTCACTCAACGCGTCGTTCGATTCATTCAAAGCTTTCTTGCTGGAGCACGCGGAATAGAAATTCAACGTGATTTAAACGTCGGTGAACTTGCCATTACAATGATCGGTTCACCGGATGAGAAGGGTGAAAGAACTATTCGTGGCAATGATTTGCACAACCACTTAATTGATCTCCTGAATTAACACTACGGAACGCAACCTTTGACACGATTTTTGCCGTCATCTTTATACCAACTGAACTATTAAAGAGAGAAAGGTATGGTTATGAGAAAGGTGCTATTATTGCTGTTAGGTGCGTCGTTTCTCGCTGTTGTAACAACATCCTGCGATTTAGATGACGACGGAAAATATTCTGTGGGCGACTTCATCGTCAGCCTGGGCGTTGTACAGAAACAGAGTCCGGATGTTAACTCGTATGTCATCCAACTGGACAACGGCGATTCCTTTGTCCCGATGGCTACATCGGTTCCCTATTTCAATGTTTATGACAATCAGCGGGTATGGGTGAACTTCAATCCTTTGGATGATAAAACCAATAGCGATGGTTCGCTTACCTATTACGGAAAAGTGAACGATGTAAGGGAAATCCTCTACAAAAACATTGCAAATGCTTCTGAAGTCGATGCCGACAGCATGGGCTACGACCCGGTGGATATGAAAGACATTTGGATGTCGCAGGATAGTATCCTGAACCTGGAGATTTCCTTTTACACGGCTGGTTCAACGCACTACATCAACCTGGTGAACGATGAAACCGGAGATGGGGTAACGCAACCCTACATGCTCGATTTGAAGCACAATGCCCGCGGCGATGAGCAGGTTTACCGGACTTCGGGCATCGTCAGCTTCAAGCTGGGGACCCTGAAGGCTGCTGCCAATGATTCAATTAATTTCATTGTCCGTTATACCAACTATGACGGTCAGACCGTGCAGGAGCCGGTTATGATATACCACTACGGGACCTGAGCAGGGATAATTCATAGGCAGAAAGTCAAAAGAGGGTGTCCGAAAAGTACAAAGAGCATTTTCAGAACTATCAAATTGTAAGTACAGCTTTAGTTATTTACCCCTAAATCCCCTGAAGGGGACTTTAAGCCTCACCTTTAGGGGAGTCCCGATGTCCATCGGGAGGAGGGGTAAATCCAAGATTGCTTTCAATTTGAAAGTAAACACTTTTCCAATTCAACTTTTAGGACACCCTCTTTTGTTTTGCCCTTTCTTGACCGAATGATTATTCCGGTTAAATTTGTGTCAAATCAGAAAATTGTTGTACAATGAAACGAACATGAACTTTTTTAATCAAAAGTTCGCCAAAGGCAATGATTAAAAAAATTCATGTGAGAGCGAAGCGGTTCCATACGTTCTCAAATTTAGAATTAAATTATGGACCATAATTATAAATTTTAAACGGATGAAAAAACTGGCTCTTTTTACACTTCCGCTGTTAATGGTTAGCCTGATGGCCT
Encoded proteins:
- the thrC gene encoding threonine synthase, giving the protein MKYYSTNNEAPNVDLRTAVTEGLAPDRGLYMPERIVPLPEWFFKEMESFTFREIAFEVAKHLFGEDIPEEDLQEIVFDTLSFDAPLVHVRDSIYSLELFHGPTLAFKDVGARFMARLLGYFLSQQKGKVNVLVATSGDTGSAVANGFFNVPGIHVYVLYPKGKVSEIQEKQFTTLGHNITALEIDGTFDDCQRLVKLAFTDADLKKQLTLTSANSINVARFLPQAFYYFNAWAHLPEKDKKVVFSVPSGNFGNLTAGLFAKRMGLPVHRFIAANNRNDVVFEYLKTGAFKPRPSVATIANAMDVGDPSNFVRILDLYQNDVEAIRKDISGTRYTDDEIRETLGRVYKQTGYLLDPHGTTGYQSLEDNLLPGEAGIFLETAHPAKFTETVEGVIGKGNVPMPERLENFLRNEHMIDSLNASFDSFKAFLLEHAE
- a CDS encoding NigD-like C-terminal domain-containing protein; amino-acid sequence: MRKVLLLLLGASFLAVVTTSCDLDDDGKYSVGDFIVSLGVVQKQSPDVNSYVIQLDNGDSFVPMATSVPYFNVYDNQRVWVNFNPLDDKTNSDGSLTYYGKVNDVREILYKNIANASEVDADSMGYDPVDMKDIWMSQDSILNLEISFYTAGSTHYINLVNDETGDGVTQPYMLDLKHNARGDEQVYRTSGIVSFKLGTLKAAANDSINFIVRYTNYDGQTVQEPVMIYHYGT